In one window of Heptranchias perlo isolate sHepPer1 chromosome 4, sHepPer1.hap1, whole genome shotgun sequence DNA:
- the slc25a4 gene encoding ADP/ATP translocase 1, producing the protein MSEYAISFLKDFLAGGIAAAISKTAVAPIERVKLLLQVQHASKQITADMQYKGIVDCVTRIPKEQGFLSFWRGNLANVIRYFPTQALNFAFKDKYKTIFLGGVDQKKQFWRYFAGNLASGGAAGATSLCFVYPLDFARTRLAADVGKGINEREFTGLGNCLAKIFKSDGAKGLYQGFAVSVQGIIIYRAAYFGVYDTAKGMMPDPKNVHIMISWMIAQSVTAVAGLVSYPFDTVRRRMMMQSGRKGADIMYKGTIDCWAKIAKDEGPKAFFKGAWSNVLRGMGGAFVLVLYDEIKKYA; encoded by the exons ATGAGTGAGTACGCGATCAGCTTCCTCAAGGACTTTCTGGCCGGCGGGATTGCTGCTGCCATCTCCAAGACAGCAGTGGCGCCCATTGAGAGGGTGAAATTGCTGCTGCAG GTCCAACATGCCAGCAAACAGATTACAGCAGACATGCAGTACAAGGGGATCGTGGACTGTGTGACCCGCATTCCCAAGGAGCAGGGATTTCTGTCATTTTGGCGTGGGAACCTGGCCAACGTGATCAGATATTTCCCAACCCAGGCTCTCAACTTCGCCTTCAAGGACAAGTACAAGACGATCTTCCTCGGGGGCGTCGATCAGAAGAAGCAGTTCTGGCGTTACTTCGCCGGGAATCTGGCCTCGGGAGGGGCGGCCGGAGCCACCTCCCTCTGTTTCGTCTACCCACTGGACTTCGCCCGAACGCGGTTGGCAGCTGATGTGGGCAAGGGCATAAACGAGAGAGAGTTCACTGGCCTGGGCAACTGCCTCGCTAAGATCTTTAAATCAGATGGTGCCAAGGGGTTGTACCAGGGATTCGCCGTCTCCGTGCAGGGCATCATTATCTACCGAGCCGCATACTTTGGAGTCTATGACACTGCTAAAG GTATGATGCCGGATCCCAAGAACGTGCACATTATGATTAGTTGGATGATCGCACAATCTGTGACAGCAGTGGCCGGGCTGGTGTCCTATCCATTTGACACTGTCCGTCGGCGTATGATGATGCAGTCAGGTCGTAAGGGAG CTGATATTATGTACAAGGGCACAATCGACTGTTGGGCGAAGATTGCAAAAGATGAAGGACCTAAAGCTTTCTTCAAAGGTGCCTGGTCGAATGTATTGAGAGGAATGGGTGGTGCTTTTGTACTGGTACTGTATGATGAAATCAAGAAATATGCCTAA